The following proteins are encoded in a genomic region of Paenibacillus sp. FSL H3-0469:
- a CDS encoding RNA polymerase sigma factor: protein MDQVTADEAAASRLDEEAVLIRFTEGSRDAFEWLVRQYREPAVRFAYHLTGDYHTAEDLAQDCFAYLLVYPEKYDYRASFKTYLFTILRNKSIDSVRKRARQQSLPYTAESSSVHNPDEGNPEQLAIIREEDVEWRRRLHQMKPDYGQAVYLVDVGQMSYEQAAAVMGRNQMSFKVLLHRARKKLRQIYEKEEWDCEVNGTGAVISG from the coding sequence GTGGACCAGGTGACGGCGGATGAGGCGGCGGCTTCTCGGCTGGATGAAGAGGCGGTGCTAATCAGGTTCACAGAAGGGAGCCGGGACGCGTTTGAATGGCTGGTCCGGCAATACCGTGAGCCTGCTGTGCGGTTTGCCTACCACTTGACCGGGGATTATCATACCGCCGAGGATCTGGCGCAGGACTGCTTCGCCTATCTGCTGGTGTACCCGGAGAAATATGATTACCGGGCGTCCTTCAAAACCTATCTGTTTACCATTCTCCGCAACAAAAGCATAGACTCGGTCCGTAAGCGTGCAAGGCAGCAGAGCTTGCCGTATACGGCGGAGAGCAGCAGCGTACATAACCCGGATGAGGGGAATCCTGAACAGCTGGCCATCATCCGGGAAGAGGATGTAGAATGGCGCAGGAGATTGCATCAGATGAAGCCCGATTACGGGCAGGCGGTCTATCTGGTGGATGTGGGACAGATGTCTTATGAACAGGCGGCCGCAGTGATGGGCCGGAATCAAATGAGCTTCAAGGTACTGCTGCACCGGGCGCGCAAGAAGCTGAGGCAGATCTATGAGAAGGAGGAGTGGGATTGTGAAGTCAACGGAACAGGAGCAGTTATTTCTGGATGA